AGGACTTAAAATTTCTGCTTTAACATTATTTATAACAAGAAAAGAATTAGAAAGAATCCAAAAGTTCATCAAGGGAGTAGCTAAGCAAATTATGCACTGACACATTGGAAGACTGTAGAATAtcaaatgtttatataaaatctACACATATGACAAATACATACGTTGCACTGACATGAAGATGTTTAGTGAATACagcaagaaacaaaatataatgtGTGATGCTTGCTACTATGCACAAAGGTAGAAGTGTAGATTGCATGGATCCATGGAGTACTTGCAGACTgatagagttttaaaatttaataatttcccTTTGAAGTAGCTtaagtctttttctctctcattttctttatctttcttctttttttgtcattttagtcATGGTTGTTGTGGTCGtcgtcttcttctttttaaaaagaaaatctaacttTCAGTTCCTAACATGGACTAAGCTTATTTCTCAGACTTTTAGGTTAACACAAATCAGATCACTGTGGTAAGTTCATATTTCACTACATAAATGTGGtgactgatttcatttcctggCAGTGATAtgcatttggttaaaaaaaatccaactgaaattaaatttaaaagcaaagCTTCATGCCTGTCTGAAATGTGGGGTGCTTTACTTAACCAGACAATGATTCAAAAAAGGGAAGGGGAATTTCTGCCTAAAAATTTAGTGCATTCCCTTCTGTCACAAAAATGTGTTTGCCCTATTTAAATGGTTCTGTTTCCTTTGCCAGAGCTTTGCCAAAGTCAGCAAATTGTGAGagtaaaaacacaaattttattcTGTTCTTCCTGTTACCATATATGTAACCATATTATAATTACAAATTGTTAAAAATTGCATGTCATGAAATTTTAAGACTTAGATATATAAAAGACAGTTTGGATTGCTTTGATacattatttaaacttttttaaaactaatgagTAATCAAACTGAATACATATGCTTTTACTTAAATGATCTTTCTTGGTTTTTTCTAGACACCTTGACCACCACCAATGGATATACAAATGTCTAACAATTTTACTACGCCCTCTGCAACTCCTCAGGGAAATGACTGTGACCTCTATGCACATCACAGCACGGCCAGGATAGTAATGCCTCTGCATTACAGCCTCGTCTTCATCATTGGGCTTGTGGGAAACTTACTAGCCTTGGTCGTCATTgttcaaaacaggaaaaaaatcaactctACCACCCTCTATTCAACAAATTTGGTGATTTCTGATATACTTTTTACCACCGCTTTGCCTACACGAATAGCCTACTATGCAATGGGCTTTGACTGGAGAATCGGAGATGCCTTGTGTAGGATAACTGCGCTAGTGTTTTACATCAACACATACGCAGGTGTGAACTTTATGACCTGCCTGAGTATTGACCGCTTCATTGCTGTGGTGCACCCTCTACGCTACAACAAGATAAAAAGGATTGAACACGCAAAAGGCGTGTGCATATTTGTCTGGATTCTAGTATTTGCTCAGACACTCCCACTCCTCATCAATCCTATGTCAAAGCAGGAGGCTGAAAGGATTACATGCATGGAGTATCCAAACTTTGAAGAAACTAAATCTCTTCCCTGGATTCTGCTAGGGGCATGTTTCATAGGATATGTACTTCCACTTATAATCATTCTCATCTGCTATTCTCAGATCTGCTGCAAACTCTTTAGAACTGCCAAACAAAACCCACTCACTGAGAAATCTGGTGTAAACAAAAAGGCTCTCAAcacaattattcttattattgttGTGTTTGTTCTCTGTTTCACACCTTACCATGTTGCAATTATTCAACATATGATTAAGAAGCTTCGTTTCTCTAATTTCCTGGAATGTAGCCAAAGACATTCGTTCCAGATTTCTCTGCACTTTACAGTATGCCTGATGAACTTCAATTGCTGCATGGACCCTTTTATCTACTTCTTTGCATGTAAAGGGTATAAGAGAAAGGTTATGAGGATGCTGAAACGGCAAGTCAGTGTATCGATTTCTAGTGCTGTGAAGTCAGCCCCTGAAGAAAACTCACGTGAAATGACAGAAACACAGATGATGATACATTCCAAGTCTTCAAATGGAAAGTGAAATGGATTGTATTTTGGTTTATAGTGAAGTAAACTGTATGACAAACTTTGCAGGACTTTtcttataaagcaaaataattgtTCAGCTTCCAATTAggattcttttatatttctttcattggGCACTTTCCCATCTCCGACTCAGAAGTAAGCCCAAGAGAACaacataaagcaaataacataaaacacaataaaaatgaaaataaatatttcatttttatttgtaaatgaatACACCAAAAGGAGACGCTCTTAATAACTCCCAATgtaaaaagttttgttttaatataaaatttaattatttcttgccaACAAATGGCTAAAGAAAAAGGACTGAATAGATTATATATTGCCAGATGTTAATACTGtaacatactttttaaataacatatttcttAAACCCCAATTTCTCTCAATGTTAGATTTAATTCCCTCAATAAcaccagtgttttgttttgttttgttctgagtcATAAAACTTTGTTAAAGAACTCTTTTGGAATAAAGAGCAGGATGTTGCAAAGTTATGAGTCTGTCCCTCAATGCTCACTGTCAACTCTCAGTGGGAGTGTCAGGGAAAAGATAATTGGCAATAGACTTTGAATTGCAACATtataaatgatgatgatgatgatgatgatgatgatgatgatgatgatgatgatgatgactgaGGCAATGAAAGCACTGAGCTTTTCCTGGAGCTGCCAGCACAGTCTTTTAGGGCCTCTGCTTAGCAATATGAAAAAGACTTTATATGGAGGTGCCCACTGGGAGGAGGGTCTACTTGCTAAATtcatcttgaaaataaaagaCATGCCTACATGACTGGTTTTCTTGGGATCGCTAGGggatcatttctcttttcttcccccaaGCTGTTAGTACTCTACATCTGTATTTCAGTGGTTTGAGTTATCACGTAGGAGAAGCGTGGTGCATGATGAGCAGTGAAAAATATAGTTGCTGCTTGCTAAATATGATCATAGTAAAATGCAAACTTACAAAATTAAGCATCTTAGGATTCTTTACAATATTATATACTTGCTGAAATGAGTACCTTAGTATTAGTAGCATGAGCTTTCCAAGTAGTCAACTGGTCTGCCAGTTCAAATTTGTTTTATCCCCAAAACTACCCCAATACAGTATTCTCTGTTGGCAATGACACCAATTTTTATAatggtagataaagaaaatgttaattctgagttgtactttaaaaatttttttcagaaagggggtctcactctgttacactttaaatttttattggacTTTATatcctgaaaatattttatttaaagttctTGTCTTACTCACTTTCAACTTTTACTCTGTAAGAAAATTAATCTTAATGGTTGATTCAACACCATTTACTAGTATATTCAGATTTCCattacatttatttcacaaaGAGCCACCTGACTTTAAAGCCATTGTCAAAAATAGGCACTGGTCTTTGTAACATCTTATGCAGACAGGTGAGAAAACACGGATGAAAGCCCAAATCTTAGTGTCTTTCCTTCACTCCACCTCTAAACTCTCCCaagtgaaggaaaagaaagggcaaAACAACAATTGTATGTAAGTTGGCACTTAGGTAGTCATCTGAGCTGGATCTCTAAAGAGGAACCATCGTGAAGACTACTAAaggaaaatcaaaaagaaagctTCCTCCACTTCAGAGCTTCTCTGTGGTGCCCTGGTTCTGTGACTACACTGGAGTAGAGACGCTTTCTGGGATGTATGAGCCAACACACTGTCTTAGGGTAGGCAAGAGTCCTCTCTGGGCTAAGGGAGTCAATTCTTAGGATCCTGTAAACAAGAGAGTAAATACCTATGGCATTTGACAACAGAATAACATTCTTTTATCTGTTCAGttttctgcctcctccctccACTATATCACAAATCTATATAAATGATTTTATCCAGTCATCAGCAACCATACTGCCAAAAAGGTAAACCCTAATCCTATCTCCaattaatgttttcttaaaagtctGTACTCCAATCAAACTCAGCTAATCACTCCCCTTAAAGGCTGCCCATTCTACTCACCAAGCCACTGTTCATACACGGCTGTGGGCATCCTCTCACTGTCTTGCTATTATTTAGCTTTACATTTATTTCTGGGGCATTCCCCTAACCAAGAGGTCAACTTGGAGAACAGGGCAGGGCTGTATAATTGTTACATTCTGTTACAGAACATGACTTTATTATATAACATACTGTTTGAAAATCACAACCCTATAAGTATTTTCTCCATGAAATCGGGTGATATAttatttacagttttaaataataattgggAGCTAGAAAAACTAATCTGGGAAAATGGATCATTATTATGGCAGttgaccacattaaaaaaaaaaaaccctcaaagctATTTAGTTTGGATCAGTGTAAATAAATGCACTGACTATTCAGCGAGAGGATAGTATATATAGTGTCAGATGTTAGAAATGGCATCATGTATATGTGAAGAACTcaataatttataaaacagtCCATACATTATATAACATCTTCCTTTCCACAATCCTGTGAAACAGGTTGAGCAAACAGTGTCACCCATACTTTATAAAGAAACTTAACTTCAGAAGAGGCACCCTGATAAATTAAAGGCAGCATTAGGAATATAAccccagccgggcacagtggctcaggcctgtaatcccagcactttgggaggccgaggcaggtggatcacgaggtcaggagatggagaccatcctggctaacatggtgaaaccccatctctactaaaaatgcaaaaaaaaaaaattagctgggcgtggtggcgggcgcctgtagtcccagctactcaggaggctgaggcgggagaatggcgtgaacctgggaggcggagcttgcagtgagcacagatggcaccatggcactccagcctgggagacagtgcgagactctgtctcaaaaaaaaaaaaaaaaaaaaaaaggaatgtaaccCCAATTCTGTATCCTAGCCATAAAGAAGACAACTCAATCGTGTGGCCCCTGAAAAGGTTTATTACATGCTAGCAGACTGCATAATGCTTAAATAGGACAAATAACCCAACAATAGATATAGATTATAAACTTGGCTAAGCTGTGGGCTTGGTGAGGGCAAGTGCTTCTTCTCTTATATATACAACATTGCCATAGAACCTGGCACATTGAAGGTCCTCAAATATCTATTTAATTGATAACGTATGTTTGGTACTATTACTAACAAAATTCTAAAGCCCTACTGAAATATCTGTGAAATTCTTAAttctcaatgaaaagaaataacccaaatattcAATTACATATGCTAGAGCACGTGTGTAACTGAAGGCAGTTATACAATGTAGAGCATATGCCCTTGAAGATCCTGTAATTTAAATTAGACACATTAAAGGAGAGCGCTAATTAGTCAACAAGgcaatttaaaactaaatatagaaataattttatatttcaagagGCAAGGGCAGACAGTGGCTCCTACCAATGAGTACAAGGTGGCATGCGATTTCAGAAGGGGAAGCACTGATCTTAAATTAGCCCTTAAAATGGTCTATTTTGGTTACTTTTCAGCCCACCGTAATTTCTTATTCTCTTCATAGCTAAAAAATATTTGCTCACTGACTATTTGGGTgaagaatgagaaaatgaaaagcatgTGGATTACAAGTGACCTGGTGACAAGGCCATTATTTTGAACCCAGGGAGGACTACATGAGTACTCATAAGAACTGCTGCCAATGGAAGGTTTTCATTAAACTCAGAAAAGCGGTTTGCTTAAAAGACAGCCCCCAAATTTCTATTCGATTAAGACCTTGCTGAACACTGACTACATGCCACTTTCCAAGTCCTCTACAGgcatcatcttatttaatcctcactaccTTAAGACATGGTATGACTATCATCCCCATCTTGCTGATGAGGAAACTACAGCAACAAGGTCACATGGTGTGGCAGAGCTGGTTTAATCCCACACTCTCTGGCCCCAGAACCTGTGGCCTGACTTGGAGCATTCATGCCACCACTTACTGAAACTTGCTTAGTAAGAGGTTCCACCCTGTAGCCTGAGCTCCGTTCCTCCCTTTCTATTTCCTCCAGGGCCTTGGACATCTCCCGATCACCACATCTGAATTCAGTTCACCTTTCCCCTCAAGCCCCTGAATTTCTCTGCAAACTCTACCTGCATTCGCTGTCACCCTCACCTGATACTTTTCTCCCATCCATGGGATTCAGGTGGTGAACAAATCCCTACCTGGGTGCTCTCCTCTTAAATGCACTCTTacctaacttttctttttctttttttttttttttttttttggtgagacggtgtcttgctgtcacccaggctggagtgcagtggcgcaatcttggctcactgcaacctccacctcctgggttcaaacgattcaccagcctcagcctcctgagcagctgggattacaggtgcccaccactgcacccagctaatttttgtatttttagtggagatgagtttcaccatgttggccaggctggtctcgaactcctgacctcaagtgatccacctgcctcggcctcccaaagtgctgagattacaagcgtaaaccaccatgcccggccttgccTATCTTCTTTGCCCACTACCATCATCCTAGTCCAGACACTGGCCTTGGCACACCTAATTACAACCTCTTTCCCCCAGGCCTCTTGATGAGAGTCAGAAAATTTAGCCTTTCTTTAGGATGCTGTACCAGAAGCCAGCAGATTAAATGATgactaataacaataataaatacttgCTAACAATTATATAGCATATTGgtttaagcactttacatatataaaGTGCTCATTCAAATCTCACAAGAATGCTGTGAGGCTTGTTCTATTTATCAGTCG
The Symphalangus syndactylus isolate Jambi chromosome 15, NHGRI_mSymSyn1-v2.1_pri, whole genome shotgun sequence DNA segment above includes these coding regions:
- the GPR183 gene encoding G-protein coupled receptor 183 gives rise to the protein MDIQMSNNFTTPSATPQGNDCDLYAHHSTARIVMPLHYSLVFIIGLVGNLLALVVIVQNRKKINSTTLYSTNLVISDILFTTALPTRIAYYAMGFDWRIGDALCRITALVFYINTYAGVNFMTCLSIDRFIAVVHPLRYNKIKRIEHAKGVCIFVWILVFAQTLPLLINPMSKQEAERITCMEYPNFEETKSLPWILLGACFIGYVLPLIIILICYSQICCKLFRTAKQNPLTEKSGVNKKALNTIILIIVVFVLCFTPYHVAIIQHMIKKLRFSNFLECSQRHSFQISLHFTVCLMNFNCCMDPFIYFFACKGYKRKVMRMLKRQVSVSISSAVKSAPEENSREMTETQMMIHSKSSNGK